Below is a genomic region from Methanobacterium sp..
GCTTCAAATGGAGAAGAAGCAGTTCAAAAAGCAGAAATTTTAAACCCAGATCTAGTTCTAATAGATATAAAATTAAAGGGTGAAATGAGCGGCGTGGAAGCTGCAAACAAAATAAATGATCTCTATAAAATTCCAGTTATATTCCTGACTATTTTTATTAAAAACTGCCTGATTAAATCATTC
It encodes:
- a CDS encoding response regulator, translating into MDVLIIENDPRTISDLKTILRNLGHTVTDIASNGEEAVQKAEILNPDLVLIDIKLKGEMSGVEAANKINDLYKIPVIFLTIFIKNCLIKSFGLPEDAVVLSKPINQGHLEYSISRAVSERK